The Brienomyrus brachyistius isolate T26 chromosome 7, BBRACH_0.4, whole genome shotgun sequence DNA segment TTTTACTTCTCCGTCTGAAGCTGACCACATAGAGGAAGATGTTTTTTTTGAATAGGCCATCGAAACGCAgttaccccccccacacacacacaccactctgccCGCTGGTCCCAAACAGGCTTCTCAGTGGCCTTCCTTAGTCGTGCCTGTAGCTGCCTTCTTCAGACGGTTCCTCGTTGGCTCTGTCATCACCAGAGGCTCCTGGACCACAGTGGCTGTATACTTTTTGCCCAGCAGCTCCACCTGCACCTTCTGGCCCACGGCGCTCAGCGCGATGGGCAGGTAACCAAAGGCCAGGCTTTGCCCAGCGCTGTAACTGTAGGCCCCGGAAGTCGTGTTTCCAACCACCTGAAGCAAGTACAACAGGTAGTGACAAAATACACACTGCTGTTGAAAATTGGTCATCCCATGATACTTAAATATGAGATCATTATTATACTCATAAAAAATCTACACTTTAAACAATCATCTTATGGATAGCAATGTTGTATTTGACTGCCACTGAAGTTATGATACTGTTCTTCATATATAGCTCAGGGTAGGGGTTCCCAAATAATTGCATGAAGTAAACCAATCTGCACCCACAAAAAGTTTGGGAACCCCCCTATTATAAggttaaataaaatgaaatttccCTTGGAATCAATGAAGTATTATCAGTCATACATTACTTGAGGGAGCACAAATAACTTTAAtttactcagttactactcaagaacaaatcatgaactacATGCATGAAATCCATGAAACATCATGATTtgaatgaacatgggatcagtacgtaactaacacttagttactgATCAGTTAATGCATTAAAAGTATTACTACATtatgtgccccctcaagtaaattaTGTTATCCTATTTCAAAAGCTGAAGTACATATAATTTAATTAGCTTCGTATCACAGAATCTTGGCAGTTTATGTACAGTAATTGAGTAAGAGCATGTAGTCCACCATCTTCTGCTGATGTGGGGAAAACCTCACCTTGCCATCATGCCAGATGGTCTCATTGCCCTCAGGGTCAATGTCATCAGTCTGCACGGTGAGGTAAGCCAGCTTGCGTGTCAGGCCCACAGCCTTGATCTCCTGAAGAGCCTTCTTTCCAATGAAGTCAGCAGGCTGGAAAACAGTGAACATGGCAAAGGCCGCTCCCTGCTAGCCATCTCCTCAGGGCATTCACTACGTCACTCCATGCTAATGCCTGTGTAGTTCTGTGCCAGCTGCCATTAATCTCCCAGAAGCATTTATCTACTATGGATTAGCAGCTACCTGCCTATCCCAAGAAGGGCAGGGCACCCTGAATCAGACGCCGGTCCAACTGCAggccacacacagtcacactctaAATTTAGACCCGCCAGTTGACttaaccacatgtttttggactgcaagaGGCAACCTGTGACAAAGGGTGaaaatgcaaactctgcacacaaagAACCAGAGGTGAGATTTAAACTCCCAACCacagaggtgtgaagcctccCTGCCGGCCTCACAGCTGCAACCCCTTAGCAAATACTTTGGATCTGAAGTTCCAATGATGGGTGGAAAGGGAAATTAGCACAGGACTGAATGCAGTTAACAGCTACAGATCTTGATTCCTTGTTATGGCTGAGCTGTCCAGCAGTGTTGACAGAGGTGTTTATTCAAAGCACATGTGGAATATTTCTGATTTTACCTTTACCGTCACCCCACGCAGAGCTTTTTATACATTTGGGCAGACTGCCCATGCGTCTGGCCAGTGTCACCAGGAACTGCATGGTTTTGCAGACAGAACACTCAGCTGAATGGAACTTCACATGGTTCAGCAAGTTAATTCGATCCGACTCTTTCGTGAGTTTATGAAACGTCTCATGTCACACCCTGCATTCCTTTCCCCCCCATTCTCTCTGTAGTGTGGCTCTAATGAGCCACCCCTATTACTTCTTTAATCTTGCCTCTCGTTACAGGCCATTTGTGGATCaccccaggtgcctctcgtctgctTCCTTGTCGGTGATGTATATATAGTGTCTCCCTGGCTTGAGCACCCtagtccagtcattgatgttgctgctTGTGCTCCCCAGTTTCCACTGTGTCCTGTACGGTTGCCTGATCCTTCTTACCCtattttgaccccttgtggtttgttttccttttgcccTAACCTGTAATTTCAGTTAATAAAGCCCCCTttggttccccccccccgcccaccttcGTCTCCATCCTTGCCCGTGACGTTGACACCTCAAATGTTGAAGTTTCTCAATTGCTTATACACTAAACCTGATATTCTGAACAAAACTGTCAAAGGTCAAAACTCAGTTATCAAATCGATCACTATTTCTTGGAAAACTGGTCCCACGTTTCTAAACATGAGAAGTGAGAGTCATGTGAACATAGAAAATGTGCCGGATGATTGTTCAAGTACCACAGGTTAGTTGAATTTTGatatcaaggtacaaatgggtcacacagaggatccATCAGCAAGAGAGCATTTCCTGTGATGTAGACTAAGTTCCCTGTTCTGACTCAGCCCTGACTCATGGTGATGAGGCAGAAGGATCTACAGTACTCTTCCTTTGTTTTGACCTGGCTGTTATATAGCATTTTCTGTAATATGGCTCCAATTTGAATTTTTTTACTTTCTCCTTTGACCTTTGCAGTAACTTTTTTGAGTGCTGAATACTGCAAACATTACATACTGATTCACATATAGTTGTATGCACATATTTTTCTAAACAATAAAACAGTCTTTACTCTGGTCTTAAGGTGCAGTTGGTTTCTAATATTGCAACTTGGCATGCAAAAGACACTATCCACAGCAGACATTTTATCTACAGTATAGATGCCTGGAACCATTTTATCTGGCAATGTTTTAGCTTCTTGCCATGGTGTGTGATGAATGCTGAGAAGTGTTTATATTTTGATACACTTAGTGTGATCTGAACACAGTGTTTGCTTTGAGCAAAGACAAAGAAAATCCAAGCAAGTCAGAGGTTTTGTGTTTCAGCTTCTAAGAAAACTGTGAAAAATGTCATGTGTCTTAGCAACTGTGAATTAATATAACAACAGATCAACATCAGATAAATTGCCTGAGGGTGGGCTGTAGTGTGATTGTATTTTGCTTTTAgaaaaattataaattaaatattttaaaatataaaatatattaattttgcaAAGCTTCACGTGGCCCTGGGGAGACTTATGGCTGCCGATGCCCTCATCCCCCCAGACTCATCTGGGGCTGTTTTCTGGGGGCTCCAAATTGGGCACTGCTGGTATTACAGATGCACAGCAGTCTAACATCCAGTAGTACAAAATAGTAATGAAAGAATGGTAAATTATGAAACTAATGTAATATTATATGGTTCTATGCATTTGCAGAGCACAGCTCTGTAGGTATCTGCCTGCCCTCAGGACTGTGGGAGCTCTGGGGAtgtggtttgcatgttctctagtCTGAATTCTGAGTAATCACTTCCACCCTAATTAAGTGTTTGAACATGGGTCCAAATCCTGTAGCTGTAGAAGAATCGTATCACCATTAGGGCTTTGAGCGAGACCCTAAACCCCAAAGGCCCCTGGGACACTGACTGCCCCTGCTCCGTGACCCCAAGCTTTCCTCTCAAAAGCTCAGCTAAACATGTAAATGATGTCAGATAAGTATCACTTCTGCTAGTTTCTGTCTATAACTAAAGCACTCAGGAGGTACAGATTTTTGTACTGGAATAAAGGTGGAATGGCAGACTGTACACGTGTACATGACAATGACATAAAAAATGTTAAACATGAGTTATGGAAACATAATATGGAAAAAGTACCTTGTTTAACTTGATGAAGTAGTCTAAGCCAGCTTCCAAAGGATTGGTGTCACAGTTCATCTGGTTTAGAGAGCATAAAAAGCTATTTCAGCTACCAATTTCCTGAAAAGGTTTTGTTACAGTAAAAACACTTAAAACACCACGCACTACCTACTCAGATGGCTGATAACACCAGTTCATAGACAATTCAATGGAATCAAAATAATGAAGATCGGGTACAAATGCTGAtggtttattttaattttattagcgCTCCCCCTAGGTTAAACAATCTGGCACTAGGCCTTCACCAGGCATAAGCCATCCGAGTTCAGACCTGGTCTTCCTTATAATAAAAAGATTTTATACCATAATTAAATTTTTCTACAATACTACTATTATACTACCAAGGAAGGACACTTTAGGAAACTGGCCTGTGGACAGTCAGAGTCGTGAAGATGAGTATGACTAGATTAATGTCCCGGATAAGGCTCAGAGATGGCTCCTGAATAGGTTTGTTGGTTTGGATCTCCGCTCACCTCTGCTCCCCAGGCCCTGAAGCCTTTCTCCAGTCTCAATGAGGTCATGGCGTAGGTTCCAAAGTTGTCGATGTCCTCGTCCCTTCCAGCCTGCATCAGGGCCTGGTACACGGCGGCTGTGTGCTTGCTGTCCTGGTACAGTTCCCAGCCCAGCTCTCCTGAAGCATACACACATAGCACAGGCAGTGTCTCACCAGTCTCATATCAAATAAATAATTGGGAAACATTTTTGCTTCTGAACTAAATTTGCTTAGTTCTGAATGAAAAGTTGGAGTAAATATCTTCCTGTATACTCATTTTATTTCTATGTTTTTGTATACTCAGTttattttatacacacacacacacacacacacacacacacacacacacacacacacagtgtgctGGCCAAAATTATTAGAACATCTGACAGATTTGAAAATATTGACCTTGACCTTTTTTTTGCCTCCAAAACAGATAATATTTGCAGCACATTTTTTGCTACTTGTAATATTTGCTACTCTTGCAGCAGTTACAGCAGCACATCTCTCTGGCATAGTGTCAATACATTTCCTGAGAACTTTAGCACTAATGTTATTCCATGCTTTCTGCAACTCAAGCCAAAAGCTTTCTTTTGAATGTACAATAGATCTGTCCAGTTTATTTTCCAACTCGCCCCAAATGTGCTCGATGGGGCCGAGTTCTGGACTTTCAGGGGGTCAGTCCATAATTTtcaatgttccagcagattccttcTGACGCAGGTAGTTCTGGAAATAGTTAGAAGAATGTTTAGGGTCACTGTCCTCTTGGAAAATGAATCCAGGCCCAATAAGACGACTCCCAGATGGTACTCCGTACCTCACCAGAATGTTGTGGTATACTTTCTTATCCATGATGCCATCAATTTTCACTAAGTCACCTGTTCCTGAGGCTGAAGTGACACACCATAATACTACTCCCTCTGTGTTTCACTATTTGGCAAGAGACACTCCTTTTTatatctctccccctccctccattGCACATACACTCCTCACGTGTTGCCAAACTGGACTCATCAGTCCACAACACTTTATACAAATCTTCGTTTGTCCACTTCTTGTGTTCTTTTGCAACTTTCAGGCGTTTAATTTCTCTCTCTCAGTAATGGATTCTTTGCTGTTATTCTGCCAACAAATTTTTGTCATACCAGTATTTAACGCATGATTCTTGAAGACATTGTTGCACCATTAGTCACTGTGGTGTTGATCTCGTGATGAAATTCTTGTAAGGTCTGTCTTTGGTCCATAAGACTGAGAATTTTGAGATGCTTCACTTGTGTCTTtttcctaccttaccctttcaGTTCTGGTGTGAATTGGTGGGATCATGGCAGTCTAAAGTATGCTTTGCAGTGCTTGGCCTGCATCTCAGGTCCTTGGCTATGTGGCGGTAACTCCAGCCAGCATCAAAAAGGACCTTTATTCAAACCTGTTGCTCATTCGttagctccttcttcaccttaGCCATGCTCAAAGAGGCTTTGAATTTATACCAACTGGGGGTGTGACCTCAGTGACAAAATTCTGATTGAATTTTGAATTCAGAATGCCCTAAGACTCTCGTATCATCATCAATTTAACCATGATCACACCTGACAGTGAATACACAAGTAATTTGGCTTCTTCTCTCAAGGGACATGATTATGAGACATTGATAGTGAAATAGGCCTAGCTTTTTTTGTAAGGAACATAACCtaaatctccatccatccatccattttccaaatcgcttatcctactgggtcggggggggtccagagcctatcccagaaggcacaaggcagggaacaacccaggatggggggccagcccatcgcagggaacacacacacaccagtcaacCTAAATCTCCTTATTGTGAAATATATCAAAGGAATTAAATTTACTGCAAATGTTAAAATAATTCTCCAGTAAAGTTTATCATATGCAATGCAGAGGACTTACAGGAGACGACCTTCTGGGACTTAAACTAACAACATTCAGGTTATGATTCCATgtaattgtgtttttattgGGTGTGCTTCAGATTTTGGGGGATTAATTGCTGAGTAACATTAACAGAATGGTGCTGCGTCCCCCTTCATGCACCTGTAACATCCTACCTGTATAAGAGATTCTTATAGCTCTCAGTGGAATTCCGGCCACTTTGATGGACTTGCAGTGAAGGAACTTAAAGCTGGAATCACTCATATCCTCATCTGTCAGTTTCTGCAGGACAGTCCTAGACTTGGGTCCCGCTATGCCCAGCACCCCCATGTCCTCTGTCACATTGGTAATGCCCACATCGTAGCCACCATCCTCCGCCTCCTTTTCAATCCATCTGCAAGGTGAAAACTGATCAAACATGTCTGACTGTGTTTTTATAAAATGCCTGAAATGCCACTTGTAGCCAGTAGAGGGCAATGTGCAACACAACCAGtctggattttactgtaaacCTTGAGAGAATCCAGATTAATAATCAGCTGCTATAAAGGCAGAAGCAGAGCAATATCAAAACGCAGCTGTGGAGAAGGGCTTGAATCCCACGCATAATGTGAACTTGGATTACTACACACCCAGCAAAGAGGGTTAGAGATAAGTGATTGAAAGTGTTACGTATTTGGATAGCCTGGGAGAGCACACATTTGCTGTACCTTCTCTTAGTGTGTGTATCCTTATCAGTTTATGTTGCATTAAAACTGCTGACCCTGACCTTGTTCACATTCAGTTCCAACAGTTTTATCCTTTTGTGCGGCTGGGCCTAGGTATTCAGCCTAAGTAATGCAGGGTACGCCCACTATCAAGACAGGGACTTAAAAACTCCACCATACCTAAATTCCCAAGACCCAAATATAACTGCACCTTGTACTAAAGAAGTTCAAATTAGACATTTTGCTCACAGGGACCACTGCAGAGTTCCTCCTGGAACTTAAATTATCAACTTTCACATATTTGTGCAAGTCCTTATCCTGCAAACCACCTCCTGGCTTGGAGTCAATACCACAGGAGTGCGCGAGAATGGGTGTAAGCGATGCATGTGCCGTTTCACTATTTATTGGTTTACCTCTGCATATTTTCTGGACAGATTCTGAGACTGACCTGAGGTCATGCAGCTCTGAACCAGAGCCAGTGATCAGAAGGAACTCTCCTTCAGTGAGCTGCGTTATCGTCACTTCGGCATAAACCTTCCCTGTGGGGGTCAGCATGTGACTGATGTTGGTCATGCCCACCTGAAACAAAGGAGGACAAAGGAGGTCTTCACCCAAAGCTTTAGCAGAATGCAAGGTTATGAGGAATCCTAAGTACTGTTTCACCTTTATTTGGGTTTCACAGCCCATCACCCATAGCCATTTATTATGTCTTTGTGAGGgctccccattcatttctatggggaaaaccctaatcccaacatgacaaccttaacccctactcagctctaaccttaaccctaaccagacaaaatatgagacttttggcatttttagttttttgattgtctTCGCGGATCTTTGTcagaacctgaaaaatggtccccacaatgtcaaaataacaggtttttatgggGAATATTtggcccccacaatgtaatacaatcataacacacacacacacacatgcacagacacacacacacacacacgcacagacacacacacacacacacacacacacacacacacacacacacacacacacacacacacatatacacaccctCGTTGTGGGCTAATTGCAAGAACCGGTTCCCTTGCATTGCATGTTTTACGACTGCAGCATGAAACCTATACAAGGAGAAAAattccacactcacacatagATCAAAAGTGAGGTCTGAACCCCTAATCCTGCTTGCCTAAGGCTACAGTGGTAACCACCTGACTTATGTATTGTCATGTAACATACCTGCTACAGTCATGGACAAAAATAGTGACATTTCACATTTGACCCATttcctctgttttttttctgtcgtTCCAATGCAAACAAAAGTAATGAACATGTCGATAGCAAAGCATTTGTAATTGCTACACTTTTCTGGGAGAAATGGTGCATTTTTTGAAGGGAGTGCAAggatgccaatatttttggccacaactgtATATTCATTAATAATATTTCTTCCTTGCTGCATCATGCAGTTTGCATTGCACTTCATTTGGAAGCCTTCAGTATAAAATCCTCTACATAAAAGTGATGAATGTGGTGTAATGACGTTAAACAATAAAAAACCTAACGTGACCAATGTGTACCTTCGGCATAACGTTGGCAAAGAGACGGTCCAGGAGCTTCTCTGAGTCCTTCCCTTTGACCATGAACTTTCCAAATGGTGTCAGGTCAATCACCCCCACTTTCTCCATGACCTGCCTGTACTCCCGTCTCACAGGTTCAAACCAGTTTGTGCGCTGAAAACTCGGCCTGATCAGGATAGAAGAAATACAAGCAGTAAGTTGACCAATGAGCAATAATGAATATTCAAACAACGTGCTATATACAGTGAGACACAAAAAAACTGATATATTACTTTATTATGGTAATTTATTACTTTAAAtcttttattaatttgtttctccttgcaCTGCATTTTCCCACTAGTACATTTCACCAAAAAACAGCTGCTATTACCAATTGCTATTATGTCTTATGCCACTCTCCTGATCGGCGTCCAAGAGAACCCAACGAGAGCAAATTATACTGCCTGTCAGGACATATTTTCTCCTCTTCAAGTAATTCACTAAATTCTTTCCAATGTGGTTTTATGTGCACTAATACAGACTATGCAGATAGTCTATATTCCTATAGACTATGTAGATGGTCTATATTCCTAACCCATAAATGGAAAAGGAGCTTTCACAGGAGATACTGTTATGCTTAGCCAATGAGACATGAAACATAAGGCAGAATCCCACATCGTTTAAGAACtgaaaaatattatttaatatttgacaggGATGTTGCTGGCTTTTGAGTTAACCCTCAAAGGCATCAACAACCTGTATCCGGTCTCGTCTCCATCCTTGTAGAACCAGTGAGGTTGCTCCCAACCGGCATGAAATCCCATAGacgccttggatttgagctggtCGTACACGCCGCTCACCCTGTGCGTGGGTCTGCCTGCAAAGCGCTCCTCCTTTGGGTATCCCACTGAAAAGATGAAggggtggagaacatgcagatatTCACAAGAGATGTGCAACAACAAAATTGTTCTGTTCTGTCCCTGGACTGTGATACTACAGTATCAGTGTCTGGTAGAACAAACAAGAATTGCTGGAGCATATCACATGACTATTGCAAGAGCACATCAGATGGCTTTGCAGGTTCAGTGATTTAATTCTGTACAATTTCAGGCCAGACTACATCTGGCATCATCTTAAGTGACCACAGCAGCTCAGACTCCCACAGTCTGCAGACTCACCCACATTGTTGAAGCCGTACGATTCCCTAGCCTTAGCACAGATGTAAGATTCTGTGGTCCACTTTCCATAGCGGTTGGGGTCACACTCGATCA contains these protein-coding regions:
- the dmgdh gene encoding dimethylglycine dehydrogenase, mitochondrial isoform X2, producing the protein MTRTHWHPTPQFLIGPEKIQELFPLLNMNKVLAGLYNPGDGHIDPYSLTMALAAGARMHGAQIYHPAPVTGLTATSDGKWDVETPHGRVRAKRLVNTAGFWAREVGKLIGLEHPTIPVHHQYVVTATVPQVKALKAELPVIRDLEGSYYLRQERDGLLFGPYEKEAKMKLQDSWFRDGVPPGFGKELFESDLDRIMEHVEAAMEMVPVLKDADIINIVSGPITYTPDLLPMVGPHQGVRNYWTAVGFGYGIIHAGGMGKFLSDWIVNGEPPFDLIECDPNRYGKWTTESYICAKARESYGFNNVVGYPKEERFAGRPTHRVSGVYDQLKSKASMGFHAGWEQPHWFYKDGDETGYRPSFQRTNWFEPVRREYRQVMEKVGVIDLTPFGKFMVKGKDSEKLLDRLFANVMPKVGMTNISHMLTPTGKVYAEVTITQLTEGEFLLITGSGSELHDLRWIEKEAEDGGYDVGITNVTEDMGVLGIAGPKSRTVLQKLTDEDMSDSSFKFLHCKSIKVAGIPLRAIRISYTGELGWELYQDSKHTAAVYQALMQAGRDEDIDNFGTYAMTSLRLEKGFRAWGAEMNCDTNPLEAGLDYFIKLNKPADFIGKKALQEIKAVGLTRKLAYLTVQTDDIDPEGNETIWHDGKVVGNTTSGAYSYSAGQSLAFGYLPIALSAVGQKVQVELLGKKYTATVVQEPLVMTEPTRNRLKKAATGTTKEGH
- the dmgdh gene encoding dimethylglycine dehydrogenase, mitochondrial isoform X1, yielding MKNVLNSVNLRVQKHVYACLWRPLWRALSSAPQTCAAERDSGASILRSRWKDTADTVIIGGGCVGVSLAYHLAKAGVKDVVLLEKSELTAGSTWHAAGLTTYYHPGINLKKIHYDSIKLYEKLEEETGQAVGFHQPGSIRIASTPVRVDELKYQMTRTHWHPTPQFLIGPEKIQELFPLLNMNKVLAGLYNPGDGHIDPYSLTMALAAGARMHGAQIYHPAPVTGLTATSDGKWDVETPHGRVRAKRLVNTAGFWAREVGKLIGLEHPTIPVHHQYVVTATVPQVKALKAELPVIRDLEGSYYLRQERDGLLFGPYEKEAKMKLQDSWFRDGVPPGFGKELFESDLDRIMEHVEAAMEMVPVLKDADIINIVSGPITYTPDLLPMVGPHQGVRNYWTAVGFGYGIIHAGGMGKFLSDWIVNGEPPFDLIECDPNRYGKWTTESYICAKARESYGFNNVVGYPKEERFAGRPTHRVSGVYDQLKSKASMGFHAGWEQPHWFYKDGDETGYRPSFQRTNWFEPVRREYRQVMEKVGVIDLTPFGKFMVKGKDSEKLLDRLFANVMPKVGMTNISHMLTPTGKVYAEVTITQLTEGEFLLITGSGSELHDLRWIEKEAEDGGYDVGITNVTEDMGVLGIAGPKSRTVLQKLTDEDMSDSSFKFLHCKSIKVAGIPLRAIRISYTGELGWELYQDSKHTAAVYQALMQAGRDEDIDNFGTYAMTSLRLEKGFRAWGAEMNCDTNPLEAGLDYFIKLNKPADFIGKKALQEIKAVGLTRKLAYLTVQTDDIDPEGNETIWHDGKVVGNTTSGAYSYSAGQSLAFGYLPIALSAVGQKVQVELLGKKYTATVVQEPLVMTEPTRNRLKKAATGTTKEGH